Sequence from the Panicum virgatum strain AP13 chromosome 5N, P.virgatum_v5, whole genome shotgun sequence genome:
TGTTCATGGTATTCTTTTGTACAGAGAGCTTGTGCAGGTGCTGCTCCCAGATGAGCCCGGGACAGTGCCCCAGGTGGCCGGGCGCTGGGTCCGCCACTGCATGGAACAAAGCATTTGGATTGGTCATTATATAGTCTTTCTTGGATTTTTTTGGACTTCAATTGGATAACGGACTTTTTTTGTTGGATAGATTTCAATCAAACGTTCTGCAGTTGGATTGGGATCTCAATTCTCAATCCATTCCTAccactaatcataaaatttgcCGCTAATTGCAAATACTCTCTCCTCATCTCTTGTGACAAACAGTTGCGTTTTAAACAAGACCCAACTGAACTTTTGAAAATTGGCTGTAAATAATTATAATATCATTGAAAATGCACGTAGAATTATCTTCGAAAGCATTTTCATAATTAATAGATTTATTCGATTTCCATTGTTGCAATGGAAATGGGATGGTCTCCGTTCAAACAATAGATTTATTCGATTTTATGAACATATAATGACCGCATTTACCATAAAAGTAACTACTTCTAATTGGAGGTAATAGTTTGGAGGAGTAACAAGTTTCATTCTTTTTTTATTACACAATTCATACACTCACAAGCACGCAAGTGACTCTCAAAATACCATCAGTTGGACAAGACTTCCGATTCGGTACCCCTTTTTGGATGTCTTTGATTCCATATAGTTGGATATTTGGGGTCTAGAAATGTTATTATGGCACTGCTAATTCTACATGTGTTGCAATCAGAAATTAAAAGTTGTGATAATATGGGTTCCATACAgtcagattttatttaaaaaaatgacGATCAAGCATTTTATGTTACTGATATTGAGCACTATTTGAAATGGTACAAATATATGGGTCTAAAATAATATAATCATGAGCATAGAATTTCCTGGGGAATTGTCAATATATTACCATGGAAAATTGAGACTCCGAATTGGCTTTAGGAATCATGTGGACATGTCTATCCATTGCATCACTTTTTTTTTATGACTGAAGAGAACTGATAGAGAGATGCTTGTGTTTAATTAAGCTTTTGAATGGACAGATGAAACGGCCAGAATCGGTATCAAAACATATAGATTTTCCTTTTGCGTCTCCTCGATTTTTTTTATGGCAGTAATTTAGTTCTACTCTAAATTCCTTGACAGATATTCTGGTAGGAACGAAGATTGTTGAGTTATAGTAGAATGTAAAGCTCTGACACGGAGAATATCAGTACTGCACTGCATGTGCAGCTTTGCAGCAACATGTTTCCATCAACCTCTGCAATCACCATTCACCAGATTGGGACTGGGAGGAAATAGCTAGGCAGGTCTCAAATTAGCCAGAACGAGTGAAATAAAGCAGATGGATACGAGCTTGTGAGCTCCTCGCCATTGTTTAATTAGGTTAGCTTACCTTAGTAATCGTCCCTATCCACTCCATCCCGAGATGAGCATGCGCTTCCCAAATACCACACTAACCTCCCTCACAAGAGCAACCTCGGATCACGTTCCACTGGTTGTCCACATTTCCACATCCATCCCCAAAACCAACACCTTCCTTTTCGAAAACTCGTGGCTCACACACAATGATTTCCTCCCATGCATCATCCCTGCCTGGAACAATGCTCCTCACTCTACTGATGCTGCCGGGGACCTCGCGAGCTCGCTCAGGGCATCACGAAAAGCAGCGAAGGTATGGTCCAGGGGTAAGCGCGCGCCTCCACAAATTATGCAGAACTGCAAATTTATCATCGCCTTCTTTGACTTGCACGAAGAGATCCGTGTTCTGTCCACAGGGGAAAGGTTCTTGAGAATGGCATGCACGGAACGCTTGCAGCAAGCCATTCGGGAGCGGGCGGCCTACTGGAAGCAAAGGGGCAAATTCAAGGCGATCCGAGAAGCCGATGCCAACACAGCCTTCCACCATGCGCATGCAACAAACCGCCTCCGTCGCAACCAAATCAAAACCCTGCGCGTCAATGATTGTGAGATCACTTCTCACGATGCGAAGGCAGCCGCTCTGACAGCTTATTTCTCTGAACTTCTAGGCACTCCCGACGTGACGAGTTGGCAGTTCAGACTGGAGGACATCTACAGGGGTGTGGCTGCCCCAGACCTCGCGGGTTTGGCAGCTCCTTTCACAGCGCATGAAGCCAAAGCTGCAGTGCAACAGATGAACAGGAATAGTGCACCGGGGCCGGATGGCTTCGGTCCCAGTTTCTACTCCGCAGCCTGGGAAACCGTTATGGACAAAGTCATGAGCTTCGTGGAAAGTTTTGCTGCAGGTTCCGTGGATCTTGAAAGGGTGAACAGAGCTTTCGTTGTCCTCCTGCCCAAAAAACCCGGAGCAACGACACCAGGTGATCATCGCCCCATATGTCTACAGAACTGCCCTATGAAGATCATAGCTAAGATCCTCACTGCGCGACTCCAAGTGGAAATCCCCAAACTGATTGATCTGGACCAGACTGGATTCATCAAAGGCCGTTCTATCTCGGAGAACTTCATCTATGCACTGGAACTTGTCCAGCACTGCCATAAACAACGTCTGCCGACTCTGGTTCTTAAGTTGGATTCTGCCAAAGCTTTTGATTCAGTGAACTGGGATAGCTTGCTAAAAATCCTGCAGTGCCGAGGCTTCCCCCCTACATGGTGTTCTTGGATCCAACACATTCTCACCACATCCAAGTCAGCCATCCTACTGAACGGTTGCCCGTGCAACTGGTTTGCCTGCAAAAAAGGCCTCCGCCCAGGGGATCCACTGTCCCCATATCTGTTCTTGCTCGTGGCCGACATTCTGCAACGGCTCATCAAGACAGATGGTGCAGTGCGGCACCCAGCATCAGATGCACTTCCTTGTCCCGTGATCCAATACGCGGACGATACATTGATCGTCCTCCGAGCTGCcaatcaagatgtgcagagacTGAAGCAATTGCTGGATCAATTTGCAAATGTAACTGGGCTGAAGATCAACTTCCACAAGAGCACAGTCGTGCCGATGCATGTTCCAGAACTGGAAATGCCAAGCTACCTTGCTGCGCTAGGGTGCCGACGAGATCAGTTCCCCCAAACCTACTTGGGCATGCCTCTGTCCAATGTCAAGCTCAACTTGAGCGCCTTCGCCCCGCTCATTGACCGCACAGATAGATACCTCAGTGGATGGCAAGCTTCCCTTCTTAACACCATGGGCCGTGCAGTGCTGGTTAATGCTGTGCTGGATAGCGCTATGATTTACACCCTCTCTGCCATGCAACTCCCACAGGGCACGATTGATGCGCTTGACAAAAAACGAAGAGCCTTCCTCTGGTCCGGTGATACAACAACAAACGGTGCACATTGCCTGTTGTCTGGGAACAAACCTGTCTGCCAAAAGAACTGGGCGGACTCGGGATCATAAACCTGCAAACGCTCAACCAGTGCATTCTGCTAAAACACCTACACCGCTTACACCATCCAGGAGAGTCAGCTTGGGCGAACTGGATGACCAAACAGATTGATCTTGCATCTTTGTCTGGGGACTGTGTTGGTGTGCACCGGAAAAGCCTCCAATATTTGCTTCCAATCTACAGAGCAATCACCATCACCACCATTGGCGATGGATGCAGAACTTCCTTCTGGTTAGATCACTGGCTCCCTATAGGACAGTTAGCAGATACCTTCCCTGCACTTTCCACCCATGCTAAAGAACCTGATGCATCTGTAGCCAAAGTGTGCTCGCAACCACTGAGGGGTCATTTTGCCTATAGACTCTCTCACATAGCTACTGCCGAACTTGCAATGCTGGAAAAGATAGTGGAAGAAGTGGTGCTACAAGATATGACGGACTACAGGAAATGTCCCCTGGCTGAGAAAGATGGTACCCTCTGCGCTGGGCCGATTTACAGAGCCAGGATGAGCCTACAGGAGAATACACCATGCCCATTTTACAAATCTGTATGGTCAAACTGTGCGCCTCCTCGTGTTCGTTTCTTTGCATGGCTCCTGGTTCAGGAAAAGATTCAGTGCAAAACCAACCTGCGGTTCAAGAACGTTGTCGATGATGCCGAATGTGAGGTGTGCAGGGTAGCTGTCGAAAGCCCTGACCACTTGATTCTCCACTGCACAATTGCCACTCAATTCTGGGCCAAGCTAGGCATCAGTGTGCATCAAGCTTCAGTATCACAACTCTGGAAGTTGGACAGGCCCCCGGCATGCCGGCTCAACACTACTCCACCTTTCTGCTATTGTGTGCCCGGCAACTTTGGAAGCATAGGCACAATATTGTCTTTAGAAGCCAGGAGCCATCCCTCCTACGTCTGCTACTCAGTTGCAAAGAAGAAGCACGCCTTTGGTCATACAGACTGCCGCGACAAGACAAAGAAGTTGCCGATGCCTGGTGTCATGTGTTTTGTTCCAATATGTAAACCCTAAGATTGtagtattattttttttcatctgTAAATTATTGCTGAACCCTCCGAATTTAACGAGCCTACGAGAGGCTCTGTCAATATACGGTGGGGACTCTCTCCCCCCGTTCACATAAAAAAAAAGTAATCGTCCCAATACTGCcagcggcggcaatggaggagAGCCGCCATTTCCGTCGCCGACGCATGCAACCACCCCTGCCACCCGCCTCGCGAGTATTTATCTCCCTCCATCGACCCGTCGTCCGGCCGATCGTTTCCACCGCGAGAGCCGCGACCAATAAACCAACCAGCTAGCTAGCCATGGCCGGAGCCCGCGCGGCGCTCATCGtcctggcggcggccgtcgtcgctCTCCAGCTGGCTTCGCCCGCCACCGGCaacccggcggtggcggcggtgtgcAAGAACACCCCGTTCCCGGACCTGTGCACGGGGTCGACGACGAAGCACGCCGAGAAGTACGAGACGGTGGACCCGCTGACGGTGCTGGGGATGCAGGTGGACGCGTTCAAGAAGCGGGTccgggcggcgagccggcgcgcGAAGAAGGAGGCCAAGAAGGCCGCTTCCCCGGAGCAGCGGAGGGCGCTGAACCTGTGCAAGAGCTTCTACCTGGACGCCGGCGACAACCTCGGCGCCTGCAAGCGCGCCATCGTCTTCAAGGACGGCGTCACCATCCGCGCCACCATGAGCATGGCGGCGCAGGACATGCAGAACTGCGACGAGGAGTTCAGGAAGGCCGCCGCCAAGAACCCCGTCTGCGACCTCAACAGGTCGCTCGTCGAGATGGCCGAGAACTGCCGCGTGCTCTCCAACATGATCCCCGCTACTAGCTGAAGTGCTCGCTTGattctttgttctttttcttcttctttttttttaatcttctCTTTGACCCGATCGATGTCAGTCGTCGTCGAGCTGGACGACGCATGCCCCTGCCCAGTCCGTGCGGCCGGGGCGCGTCATCGTTTTTCCCGTTGCCTCGTGCGCGCCATGGCTTCTGATCGATCGACCGTGGGGATGGCACGGCTCATCGTCGAGAGGCATGGCGAGCGTGAAGGGCGCCCTAATCGGCTAATTATTTTGTGCTTCTTTAAACCACTCATCAATCAATACAACCCGTGCTTCTTTAAACCAGTCATCAATCAATCAATATTATGCAATTTGGTATCTGATGATACCAATTCGTGGAACTTATACTCTTGAGCACTTAGGGCTATTTGCAGCCGGTCACAAATTGCTAAGCCGAAGCTGCGGCGCGGCGATGAGGCGTGGCAATAAAATTCTTCACGATATTTGCGCAAAAAAATGTTACTACCAAATACTTTtctattccaaattataggttattttaatttttatagatACATAACTTTTATTATACATCTAGATACACTCAATGTCTACGTACATGAATAGGACTATAAATTTAGTAAAGAAAAACGAACTATGGTTTGGAACGACGAAGGAAGTTAAAAATATGTTAAAAATATACGGCACGTTATTCACAAGCTAAACAACAACTTTATTGTATATGACAGCCGCACATTTG
This genomic interval carries:
- the LOC120676538 gene encoding uncharacterized protein LOC120676538 — protein: MAGARAALIVLAAAVVALQLASPATGNPAVAAVCKNTPFPDLCTGSTTKHAEKYETVDPLTVLGMQVDAFKKRVRAASRRAKKEAKKAASPEQRRALNLCKSFYLDAGDNLGACKRAIVFKDGVTIRATMSMAAQDMQNCDEEFRKAAAKNPVCDLNRSLVEMAENCRVLSNMIPATS